The Mercenaria mercenaria strain notata chromosome 8, MADL_Memer_1, whole genome shotgun sequence genome has a segment encoding these proteins:
- the LOC123566356 gene encoding LOW QUALITY PROTEIN: serine/threonine-protein kinase RIO2-like (The sequence of the model RefSeq protein was modified relative to this genomic sequence to represent the inferred CDS: substituted 3 bases at 3 genomic stop codons), which produces MGKLNVTMLRYLSKEDFRVLTAVEMGMKNHEIVPAPLIASIAHLHSGGCHKVLKELSKHRLVAYEHGGKKVPGYRLTNSGYDYLALKTLTSRGVVQCVGNQIGVGKESDIYIVADEEEKQWALKLHRLGRTSFRQLKNKRDYHKHRNKASWLYLSRLAAMKEFAFMKALYDRGFPVPQPVDFNRHAVIMELLSGYPMXDIFNVHCKNNYMMMIYGIQVTVRKGNCGDTKNFNDLIKNXIQRSVPMIDFPKMIXTSHEMLNWYFNRDVDCIRNFFARRFHYESELYPKFSDLRRTGDLDVEVAASGFTKDLAAKFDEAAEEFNILGGPDNPRVEEDDSHDEDDDEYSDDDEDSLDGEEQEKDIKENFKEVDTEKGVDGEVCHEKNNVETDNTKCEASFDSRDKESEHEKEATGSKDLDEIEKVTEVERDSDDNIEDDEMYNISAKNKEYRPFRNEESRDHINSHLHRGRSRNSDSMCTTSTVSSIAPEVIRAKVKKQQKQQQERQKARRIRKSGEASLQTKLRRDTQLDIKESTSSAWF; this is translated from the exons ATGGGGAAACTGAACGTTACAATGCTAAGATATTTGAGTAAAGAAGACTTTCGAGTCCTTACAgcg GTTGAGATGGGAATGAAGAACCACGAGATTGTTCCAGCTCCACTGATTGCATCTATAGCTCACCTTCACTCTGGTGGCTGTCACAAAGTATTGAAGGAACTCAGTAAACACAGACTTGTAGCTTACGAACATGGTGGCAAAAAAG TTCCAGGATATCGTCTGACCAACTCGGGGTATGATTACCTTGCCTTGAAGACATTGACATCACGAGGTGTTGTTCAGTGTGTTGGAAACCAGATAGGTGTTGGAAAAGAATCTG ATATCTACATTGTAGCAGATGAAGAAGAAAAACAATGGGCCCTTAAACTTCACAG GCTTGGTCGGACATCATTTCGTCAGTTGAAAAACAAGAGAGACTATCATAAACACAGAAACAAAGCTTCCTGGCTGTATCTGTCCAGGCTAGCTGCCATGAAGGAGTTTGCTTTTATGAAG GCTCTTTATGACCGTGGTTTCCCAGTGCCTCAGCCAGTAGATTTTAACCGTCATGCTGTCATTATGGAACTGCTCAGTGGTTACCCAATGTAAGATATATTTAATGTTCATTGTAAAAACAATTACATGATGATGATTTATGGTATCCAGGTAACAGTCAGAAA GGGGAACTGTGGTGATACAAAAAATTTCAATGATTTAATCAAAAATTAGATACAAAGAAGTGTGCCCATGATTGATTTcccaaaaatgatttaaacttcacatgaaATGCTGAAT TG GTATTTTAACCGAGACGTAGACTGTATCCGGAACTTCTTCGCCAGAAGGTTTCATTATGAAAGTGAATTGTATCCAAAATTCTCAGATTTGAG GAGAACTGGTGACCTAGATGTTGAAGTTGCAGCTAGTGGATTTACTAAAGATCTTGCTGCTAAATTTGATGAAGCTGCGGAGGAATTTAACATTCTCGGAGGTCCAGATAACCCAAGGGTAGAGGAAGATGATAGtcatgatgaagatgatgatgaatatagtgatgatgatgaggatTCACTTGATGGGGAAGAACAAGAAAAAGATATCAAGGAAAATTTCAAAGAGGTGGATACAGAAAAGGGAGTTGATGGAGAGGTTTGTCATGAAAAGAACAATGTTGAAACTGATAATACAAAGTGTGAAGCTTCATTTGATAGTAGAGACAAAGAGTCTGAACACGAAAAAGAGGCTACTGGTAGCAAAGATTTAGATGAAATTGAAAAGGTCACTGAAGTAGAGAGAGACTCAGATGATAATATTGAAGATGATGAAATGTATAATATTAgtgctaaaaacaaagaatatagACCATTTAGAAATGAAGAAAGTAGAGATCATATAAATTCACATCTACATAGGGGGAGAAGTAGGAACTCAGACAGTATGTGTACAACAAGTACAGTGTCGAGTATAGCTCCCGAGGTGATCAGAGCTAAGGTGAAGAAGCAACAGAAACAACAGCAAGAAAGACAGAAAGCTCGTAGAATTAGGAAAAGTGGCGAGGCTTCATTGCAGACAAAACTAAGACGGGATACACAACTGGACATTAAAGAGAGTACATCTAGTGCCTGGTTTTAG